The following are encoded together in the Pedobacter steynii genome:
- the bla gene encoding subclass B1 metallo-beta-lactamase yields the protein MNILKVSKLKPILVIIAIAAQILASSKVTKAADQTLPADSAIYKTTTLIINKLSSHCYQHLSYFNTEDYGKVECNGMIVIDGNEAIVFDTPADNQSSEELINYVTKKMNVKIKAIIPTHFHEDCVGGLKMFDQFNIPSYASNQTIELLKSKTKTNTSRIKGFDKKLDLKVGNIKVYASYFGEGHTKDNIIGYVPADQAMFGGCLIKEVDASKGYLGDANEKEWSQTVKKVKQKFPDAKIIIPGHGNYGGTELLDYTIKLFKDTIK from the coding sequence ATGAATATTTTAAAAGTATCAAAATTGAAACCAATCCTTGTAATAATAGCCATTGCAGCTCAGATTCTGGCTTCCTCTAAGGTTACAAAAGCAGCCGACCAGACCCTGCCTGCTGACTCGGCAATATATAAAACGACTACCCTGATCATCAATAAACTTTCCAGTCATTGTTACCAGCACCTGTCCTATTTTAACACCGAGGATTATGGAAAGGTAGAATGCAACGGAATGATTGTAATCGATGGAAATGAAGCCATTGTCTTCGATACCCCTGCGGATAACCAGAGTTCAGAAGAACTGATAAACTATGTCACCAAAAAAATGAATGTCAAAATAAAAGCCATCATTCCTACTCATTTTCATGAGGACTGTGTAGGTGGGTTGAAAATGTTTGATCAGTTCAACATTCCTTCTTACGCATCCAACCAGACCATTGAACTGTTAAAATCAAAAACCAAGACCAATACCAGCCGGATCAAAGGCTTCGACAAAAAACTTGATTTAAAGGTTGGAAATATTAAAGTTTATGCCAGCTACTTCGGAGAAGGTCATACCAAAGACAACATCATTGGATACGTTCCGGCAGATCAGGCTATGTTTGGAGGCTGCCTTATTAAAGAAGTAGATGCAAGCAAAGGCTATCTGGGTGATGCTAATGAGAAAGAATGGTCACAAACCGTAAAAAAAGTTAAACAAAAATTCCCTGATGCAAAAATCATTATTCCCGGCCATGGAAATTACGGAGGAACAGAATTGCTGGATTATACGATCAAACTATTTAAAGACACCATAAAATAA
- a CDS encoding DUF7594 domain-containing protein yields the protein MKNLNLPAILLALSLMLSCKKSTVQQELQPDTKRMMTLASTTGTVYYVDPNGDDNNDGKSDTQAWKTIDKVNSMVFNPGDQILFKSGGVWAGHLAPKGSGIPNSNIILNRYGTGNKPQINGPGSNGSSAISLNNQSYWEIHNFDLTNTGTATNTSVRGIYVGQADSVRGSDIRIMNCDIHDVKSAPGTSTVSNKSSGGIIFGGNTDNVLVQSNTVKNSTLEGIRTLGAPGKSTNVVFDQNYLENILGDGIVLSNVINSAATRNTFNNCAYSTTSLNYAVCWTINSIGTRVAFNEVFNTKGGGVNDGQSFDADLTTDGDIFEYNYSHDNKRAFMLFMNSSKNIIVRYNLSINDAQTPSYGLFLYISTSTSNKIYNNTFYIKGNLDYIFKSGAFNSVFNNNIIYAEGTVSKFGDKPLSTSSVIQNNCFYPASIIAVNGPAGTVSGNIYVNPKFVNVSAPALVENFKLQKSSALISAGFNMVSNGGLDYFQATLPGSNPDIGAAQSAYSFSGFVSNADSYVRNGTYATTNYGTETGIYVKSDVSSYARKSYVKFDFSAISSSAISNARLILNASGVNTDPSRVIKVYTTLSNSWLETSLNWNNAPANGSLVNSFTVYKAEKYAIDVTDIINQQLAAGNKIITFALLNEAAASAKNDVQFTSKEATANKPQLNIIL from the coding sequence ATGAAAAACTTGAATCTCCCTGCCATTCTCCTGGCCTTATCGCTGATGCTCAGCTGTAAAAAATCAACAGTACAACAGGAGCTACAGCCAGACACAAAGAGAATGATGACCCTTGCCAGCACCACAGGCACGGTCTATTATGTAGACCCCAATGGGGACGACAACAACGATGGAAAAAGCGACACGCAGGCCTGGAAAACAATTGACAAGGTCAATTCCATGGTTTTTAACCCGGGTGATCAGATCCTGTTCAAATCCGGCGGCGTCTGGGCCGGCCATTTGGCACCAAAAGGCTCTGGCATTCCAAATTCCAACATCATTTTAAACCGGTATGGCACAGGCAACAAGCCGCAGATTAACGGTCCGGGATCAAACGGCAGCTCCGCCATTTCTTTAAACAATCAATCCTACTGGGAAATACACAATTTCGACCTCACAAATACCGGAACAGCAACAAATACCAGCGTCAGGGGAATCTATGTGGGCCAGGCAGATTCTGTCAGGGGATCCGATATCAGGATCATGAACTGTGACATTCATGATGTAAAAAGTGCCCCGGGAACCAGCACCGTGTCCAATAAATCCTCAGGTGGAATTATTTTCGGTGGCAATACCGACAATGTACTCGTACAGAGCAATACCGTAAAAAACTCTACCCTGGAAGGAATCCGGACTTTAGGTGCGCCTGGAAAAAGTACTAATGTGGTGTTCGACCAGAATTACCTGGAAAATATTCTCGGCGATGGTATTGTCTTATCAAACGTGATCAACTCTGCCGCAACAAGAAACACTTTTAACAATTGCGCTTACTCCACAACTTCCTTAAACTATGCGGTTTGCTGGACCATTAACAGCATCGGCACGAGAGTAGCATTTAACGAGGTTTTCAATACCAAAGGCGGAGGGGTAAACGACGGACAATCATTTGATGCCGATCTGACCACCGATGGCGATATTTTTGAATACAACTATTCTCATGATAACAAAAGGGCATTCATGTTGTTCATGAACAGTTCAAAAAATATCATCGTCCGGTATAACTTAAGTATTAATGATGCCCAGACCCCAAGTTATGGCTTGTTTCTTTACATCTCAACCAGTACCAGCAATAAAATTTATAACAACACTTTCTATATCAAGGGTAACCTGGACTATATCTTTAAAAGCGGCGCTTTCAACAGTGTATTCAATAACAACATTATATACGCTGAAGGGACGGTTAGTAAATTTGGCGATAAACCGCTCAGCACTTCCAGTGTCATTCAAAACAATTGTTTCTATCCGGCATCGATCATCGCGGTTAATGGCCCGGCAGGCACTGTTTCAGGAAATATATATGTTAATCCTAAATTCGTTAACGTTTCCGCACCAGCGCTGGTGGAGAATTTTAAACTGCAGAAATCTTCAGCCCTGATCTCCGCAGGCTTTAATATGGTCAGTAACGGCGGACTGGATTATTTCCAGGCTACCTTACCAGGCAGTAATCCTGATATTGGCGCAGCACAATCGGCCTATAGTTTCAGCGGTTTTGTAAGCAATGCAGATAGCTATGTAAGAAACGGGACGTATGCAACCACTAATTACGGTACAGAAACAGGCATATATGTGAAATCAGATGTGAGCTCCTACGCCAGAAAATCTTATGTGAAATTTGATTTCTCAGCGATAAGCAGCTCAGCAATCTCGAATGCCAGGTTAATCCTGAATGCCTCCGGAGTAAATACAGATCCATCCCGGGTTATTAAAGTCTATACCACCCTGTCCAATTCCTGGCTGGAAACCTCATTGAACTGGAACAATGCCCCAGCTAACGGAAGCCTTGTCAATAGCTTCACCGTTTACAAGGCAGAAAAATATGCAATAGATGTGACCGATATCATCAACCAGCAACTCGCTGCAGGCAATAAAATCATCACGTTTGCCCTCCTCAATGAAGCGGCAGCAAGTGCCAAAAATGATGTGCAGTTTACAAGTAAGGAAGCAACAGCAAATAAACCGCAATTGAATATTATACTATAA
- a CDS encoding zinc metallopeptidase — MGLTGYYLIAGIMFVVGWIVSSRLKSKFNEYSQIGLRNGLSGREIAEKMLADNGIYNVRVLSVPGQLSDHYNPSDRTVNLSPDVYEGRSVSAAAVAAHECGHAVQHARAYSMLTFRSAIVPFVNISSQLSQWIILAGLGFLIGRANPTILLVGIALFAVTTLFTIITLPVEYDASNRALKWLEESHMTTTAEHDMAADALKWAARTYVVAAISSVATLLYYILLFMNSRDRN, encoded by the coding sequence ATGGGACTCACAGGATATTACCTTATCGCAGGTATTATGTTTGTTGTTGGATGGATTGTCAGCAGCAGGCTCAAAAGTAAATTTAATGAATACAGTCAGATTGGGCTTCGAAATGGCCTGAGTGGTAGGGAGATTGCGGAAAAGATGCTCGCCGATAACGGCATTTACAATGTCCGGGTGCTTTCCGTACCCGGTCAGCTGAGCGACCATTATAATCCCTCAGACCGAACGGTTAACCTGAGTCCTGATGTGTATGAAGGAAGAAGTGTATCTGCTGCTGCGGTTGCAGCGCATGAATGTGGTCATGCCGTTCAACATGCCAGGGCGTACAGCATGCTCACTTTTCGCAGTGCCATTGTTCCTTTTGTGAACATCAGTTCTCAGCTTTCGCAATGGATTATACTGGCTGGGCTGGGCTTTTTAATCGGCCGGGCCAATCCTACGATTCTACTGGTTGGTATTGCCTTATTTGCGGTGACGACTTTGTTTACCATCATTACGCTCCCGGTAGAATATGACGCGAGTAACCGCGCCTTAAAATGGCTTGAAGAAAGCCATATGACCACGACTGCTGAACATGATATGGCTGCCGATGCCTTAAAATGGGCTGCACGTACCTATGTGGTCGCAGCCATCAGTTCAGTTGCCACTTTGCTTTATTATATTCTGCTTTTTATGAACAGCAGAGACCGGAACTGA
- a CDS encoding DUF1569 domain-containing protein: MNHLSDKENRGSLVAKESRNTLLKLFLSLNPENKALWGKMNPQQMVEHLIEQVQYTNGTKEPFCEVSEEEAMRAKLANIYSDREIPKNVILGELPGQLRYPDLQTAIDQLMTELDTFDQYFKTPGTTAIHGGFGAMNEAEWLIWHSKHFRHHLKQFGLMPFTS; this comes from the coding sequence ATGAACCATTTATCTGACAAGGAAAACCGCGGTAGTTTAGTGGCTAAAGAAAGCCGGAATACCCTGCTGAAACTTTTTCTCTCATTAAACCCGGAAAATAAAGCCCTATGGGGAAAGATGAACCCACAACAAATGGTAGAACACCTCATAGAGCAGGTCCAGTACACCAATGGTACAAAAGAACCTTTTTGTGAGGTGTCTGAAGAGGAAGCCATGCGCGCAAAACTTGCCAATATCTATTCCGATCGGGAAATTCCAAAGAACGTGATATTAGGGGAACTACCTGGTCAATTGAGATATCCCGATCTGCAGACTGCCATTGATCAGTTGATGACAGAGCTGGATACTTTTGACCAGTATTTTAAAACCCCGGGAACAACTGCCATACACGGTGGCTTCGGAGCAATGAACGAAGCAGAATGGCTGATCTGGCATAGCAAACATTTCAGGCATCACTTAAAACAGTTCGGCCTAATGCCATTTACCTCATGA
- a CDS encoding helix-turn-helix domain-containing protein, whose product MIRIKSKLLHMDQWISNKEIPEAYDPNSLMLEEIVEMEDETIKQLRSIQLSTSGAFIIDTTMNFNQTVVDLFEIEGSSITLDFMLEGSPIERVEKLAALEDAPQEYHTIRYTPSFKGTFEMSPFQPINYFCVILSEDFYFNLIGQQSELQREFASQVAGRKHSYFAPVGSPITASIKNAISDILRCKRKGILKRMFVEAKIRELLVLQLDQLKQEPKLISGKGFLKEGELHKLMAAKEILESNYANPPLLSELSKMVSLNEFKLKNGFKEKFNTTIYQYIIRLKMENARYLLHQKTQSIGEIAYLSGYKDVSNFSTAFKAFYGFSPKKMRG is encoded by the coding sequence ATGATAAGAATTAAATCAAAACTGTTGCATATGGACCAATGGATCTCCAATAAAGAGATTCCCGAGGCCTATGATCCCAACAGTTTAATGCTGGAAGAAATTGTGGAGATGGAGGACGAGACGATTAAACAGCTGAGGAGCATACAACTCAGCACCAGTGGTGCTTTTATCATTGATACAACTATGAATTTTAATCAGACTGTGGTCGATCTGTTTGAGATTGAAGGCAGCAGTATTACCCTTGATTTCATGTTAGAGGGTAGTCCGATTGAACGCGTAGAAAAGCTGGCCGCGCTGGAAGATGCCCCTCAGGAATACCATACGATCCGCTATACTCCTTCATTTAAGGGAACATTTGAAATGAGCCCATTCCAGCCGATCAATTATTTCTGTGTCATCCTTTCCGAGGATTTTTATTTTAACCTCATCGGCCAGCAATCTGAGCTGCAGCGGGAATTTGCCAGTCAGGTGGCAGGCAGGAAACACAGTTATTTTGCCCCTGTAGGTTCGCCGATTACCGCATCGATAAAAAACGCGATCTCTGATATTTTAAGGTGCAAGCGGAAGGGTATTCTTAAACGGATGTTTGTGGAAGCGAAGATCCGTGAGCTTTTGGTCCTCCAGCTGGATCAGTTGAAACAAGAGCCAAAGCTGATATCAGGAAAGGGTTTTCTGAAAGAGGGAGAGCTGCATAAGCTGATGGCCGCAAAAGAAATTCTGGAAAGCAATTATGCCAATCCTCCATTGTTATCTGAGTTGTCCAAAATGGTTTCCCTGAATGAGTTTAAGCTAAAGAACGGGTTTAAAGAAAAATTTAATACGACGATTTATCAGTACATCATCCGGCTAAAAATGGAAAATGCACGCTATCTTTTGCATCAGAAAACACAGTCTATAGGGGAGATTGCCTATTTGTCGGGTTATAAGGATGTCTCCAATTTCTCTACGGCTTTTAAAGCATTTTATGGCTTTAGTCCGAAAAAAATGAGGGGTTAA
- a CDS encoding TonB-dependent receptor, translating to MSQLKFNSIQGHYLVKFFLLISFLLISARSFGQSPGNVSGTILDQSGSPIPGVSVSFKSIKKGTSTNEKGSYELQQLPEGKYQVIFSMIGYQSVALEVQVKNGANIVRNLVMKSSTQQMKEVNVAGRSKTQQANRQAYQVTAIDAKQLHNTTLNLAKALDRVAGVRIRESGGVGSRTEFSLNGFSGNQVKFFIDGIPMDNFGSSFDINNIPVNLAERLEVYKGVVPVSLGSDALGGAVNIITNSGRSNYLDASYSYGSFNTHRSSVNAGYTTAKGIVLNLNAYQNYSDNDYWVNTETQVDQYGTIERVKARRFHDGYRNEMIRFSAGVKGKSWADMLTLGLDLGQNKADIQNGVVMGDVYGARRTSGTLVMPSLKYLKKNLGLKGLDLNISGNFNLGHEKTIDTVNKQYNWLGQVVKDFSYGNSDIKGGERERMLYRYKNNNGIGTINLSYKLNDQHSFVINNTFNTFRRIGKDLLEEKDLYFERPQTTSKNVLGAAYRFDANERWNTTVFFKHYYQRSKAFINITGVDRPSNSDYGWSENNFSTTGYGLASTYFLGKDLQLRASYEHGVRVPESSELFGNVNTLTGNFSLKPESSENVNIGAIYTPAINNTHFFTIDAALLYRYSKDFIRPSLNAGNKYTLQRMVNLRDVDNTGIEANIRYRYKTAFNIGANVTYQNLRNQTKFEGGEGDKQSIIYGDRLPNMPYMYGNLDASYTFRNLMSKGDNLTVGYNLLYVHAYFEGWPSLGNKNEKYTIPEQYAHNANLLYSFAGGKYNLAMECLNLTDALLYDHYKLQKPSRSFNLKLRYFLFNKFK from the coding sequence ATGTCGCAATTAAAATTTAATTCAATTCAAGGCCATTATCTGGTAAAATTCTTTCTGCTGATCTCTTTCCTGTTGATCTCTGCCCGCTCCTTCGGTCAGTCGCCGGGAAATGTTTCAGGAACCATACTGGATCAAAGCGGATCTCCCATTCCGGGCGTATCAGTGTCCTTTAAATCCATAAAAAAAGGAACTTCAACCAACGAAAAAGGCAGTTACGAACTGCAACAGTTGCCCGAAGGCAAATACCAGGTAATCTTCAGTATGATTGGTTACCAATCCGTAGCGCTGGAGGTTCAGGTAAAAAATGGCGCAAACATCGTCAGAAACCTGGTCATGAAAAGCAGTACACAACAGATGAAAGAAGTCAATGTTGCCGGAAGATCAAAAACCCAGCAGGCAAACAGACAAGCTTATCAGGTTACCGCCATTGATGCCAAACAACTGCACAATACTACACTTAACCTGGCAAAAGCATTGGACCGCGTTGCTGGAGTACGAATCAGAGAAAGTGGCGGTGTAGGCTCAAGAACGGAATTTTCGTTAAATGGCTTCTCCGGAAATCAGGTAAAATTCTTCATCGATGGCATTCCTATGGATAACTTCGGCAGCTCTTTCGACATCAATAACATTCCGGTAAACCTGGCCGAACGCCTGGAAGTATATAAAGGTGTAGTACCGGTTTCATTGGGTTCAGATGCCCTGGGTGGAGCAGTAAACATCATTACCAACTCCGGAAGATCAAATTACCTGGATGCCTCCTATTCTTACGGCTCTTTCAATACCCACCGAAGTTCGGTCAATGCAGGCTATACCACTGCAAAGGGAATCGTTTTAAACCTCAATGCTTATCAGAATTACTCCGACAACGATTATTGGGTAAATACAGAAACCCAGGTAGATCAGTATGGAACCATTGAGCGGGTAAAAGCACGACGTTTCCACGATGGATACCGCAATGAGATGATCCGGTTCAGTGCCGGCGTAAAAGGAAAGTCCTGGGCGGATATGCTGACCCTTGGTTTAGACCTAGGCCAGAATAAAGCAGATATTCAGAATGGAGTGGTTATGGGTGATGTCTATGGTGCGCGCAGAACAAGCGGAACCCTGGTCATGCCTTCCCTAAAATACCTGAAAAAGAATCTCGGACTAAAAGGTCTGGACCTGAATATCTCCGGAAACTTCAACCTGGGACACGAAAAAACCATTGACACGGTCAACAAACAGTACAACTGGCTGGGACAGGTGGTAAAAGATTTCAGCTATGGCAACTCGGACATTAAAGGTGGTGAAAGAGAACGCATGCTTTACCGCTATAAAAACAACAACGGAATCGGGACCATCAACCTGAGCTACAAACTGAACGATCAGCATTCCTTCGTGATCAACAATACCTTTAACACCTTCCGCAGAATAGGAAAAGACCTGCTGGAAGAGAAAGACCTTTATTTCGAAAGACCACAGACGACCTCAAAAAATGTACTTGGTGCAGCCTATCGTTTTGATGCAAATGAACGCTGGAACACCACGGTATTTTTCAAACATTACTACCAGCGCTCTAAGGCCTTTATCAATATAACCGGTGTCGACAGACCTTCCAACAGTGATTATGGCTGGTCAGAGAACAATTTCAGCACTACAGGTTATGGCCTGGCCAGCACCTATTTTCTGGGCAAAGACCTCCAGTTACGTGCTTCTTACGAACATGGGGTAAGGGTGCCTGAGAGTTCAGAGTTATTTGGAAACGTAAATACACTTACCGGAAACTTCTCCCTTAAACCGGAAAGCAGTGAAAATGTAAACATCGGCGCCATCTATACCCCGGCCATCAATAATACACATTTCTTCACCATTGATGCCGCATTGCTCTACCGCTATTCCAAAGACTTTATCCGCCCGAGTTTGAATGCAGGTAACAAATATACCCTTCAGCGTATGGTCAACCTGCGCGATGTGGACAATACCGGAATAGAAGCCAATATCAGGTACCGCTATAAAACGGCATTCAATATCGGCGCAAATGTGACCTATCAGAACCTCAGAAACCAGACTAAGTTCGAAGGTGGCGAAGGCGATAAACAAAGTATCATTTATGGCGACAGGCTGCCGAATATGCCTTACATGTATGGAAATCTGGATGCATCCTATACCTTCCGGAACCTGATGTCTAAGGGAGATAACCTGACTGTAGGTTATAACCTGCTCTATGTACATGCCTATTTTGAAGGCTGGCCTTCCTTGGGCAACAAAAATGAAAAATACACCATTCCTGAGCAATACGCGCATAACGCCAATTTGCTGTACAGCTTCGCCGGAGGTAAATATAACCTGGCCATGGAATGCCTGAACTTAACGGATGCCCTGCTGTATGACCATTACAAACTGCAAAAGCCAAGCCGCTCGTTCAACCTTAAGCTCCGCTATTTCCTCTTTAACAAATTCAAATAA